One genomic region from Sphingomicrobium aestuariivivum encodes:
- the secG gene encoding preprotein translocase subunit SecG, translating into MFQFLLVVQALIALALVSAILMQRSEGGGLGVGGSSAGLMTARGKADFLSRSTAILATLFIGMSIVLAALAATRDEERGLDTSLVGETAPVAADEAPAAPAEPAPAENGVPLAQ; encoded by the coding sequence ATGTTCCAATTCCTTCTCGTCGTTCAGGCCCTGATCGCCCTCGCGCTCGTGTCCGCGATCCTGATGCAGCGTTCGGAAGGTGGCGGTCTTGGCGTCGGCGGCTCGAGCGCCGGTCTCATGACCGCGCGCGGCAAGGCCGATTTCCTGTCGCGTTCGACCGCGATCCTCGCCACCTTGTTCATCGGCATGTCGATCGTGCTCGCCGCGCTCGCCGCGACGCGCGATGAAGAGCGCGGCCTCGACACCAGCCTCGTGGGTGAAACCGCGCCCGTCGCGGCTGATGAAGCCCCTGCGGCACCGGCCGAACCGGCACCTGCCGAAAACGGCGTTCCGCTCGCCCAGTAA
- a CDS encoding CTP synthase has product MARFIFVTGGVVSSLGKGLLAASLGALLQARGYKVRNRKFDPYLNVDPGTMSPYQHGEVFVTDDGAETDLDLGHYERFTGVSAHQSDNVTSGRIYQTIIAKERRGDYLGATVQVVPHVTDAIKEFALSDIEGLDFVICEIGGTIGDIESLPFIEALRQLSFDLGRENVCFVHTTLVPYIAAAGELKTKPTQHSVREMTGYGIQPDVLLCRSEHPLPDNERRKIALFCNVPESAVIQALDARSIYDVPMAYHKEGLDDAVLGAFGLGDAPKPDLTTWLDIQDRISNPEGEVTIGVVGKYVALPDAYKSLREALVHGGFANRVKVNIKWIDAELFEGDEEHLVAELEPLHGILVPGGFGERGSEGKIAAISFAKKRNIPFFGICLGMQMACIEAARTEAGIEKATTSEFGEEGEPIIGLITEWMSEEGLQQRSAEGDLGGTMRLGAYPAKLSPNSKVADIYGTTDISERHRHRYEVNANYMDQLAKGGLVFSGMSPDGRLPEIVERPDLNWFVGVQYHPELKSRPFDPHPLFSSFIAAALEQSRLV; this is encoded by the coding sequence ATGGCGCGGTTTATTTTCGTAACTGGCGGCGTGGTCTCCTCGCTCGGCAAAGGTCTGTTGGCAGCCTCCTTGGGTGCCCTCCTCCAGGCGCGTGGCTACAAGGTCCGCAATCGCAAGTTCGACCCGTATCTCAATGTGGATCCGGGAACGATGTCCCCTTACCAGCATGGCGAGGTGTTCGTTACCGACGACGGGGCCGAGACCGACCTCGATCTCGGTCACTACGAACGCTTTACCGGCGTGTCGGCGCACCAGAGCGACAATGTCACCTCGGGGCGCATCTATCAGACGATCATCGCCAAGGAGCGCCGCGGCGACTATCTCGGCGCGACCGTCCAGGTGGTCCCGCACGTCACCGACGCGATCAAGGAATTCGCGCTCAGCGACATCGAGGGCCTCGATTTCGTCATCTGCGAGATCGGCGGCACCATCGGTGATATCGAGAGCCTGCCCTTCATCGAGGCGCTCCGCCAGCTGAGCTTCGACCTCGGCCGCGAGAATGTCTGCTTCGTCCACACCACGCTGGTGCCGTACATCGCGGCCGCGGGCGAGCTGAAGACCAAGCCCACGCAGCACAGTGTGCGCGAGATGACCGGCTATGGCATCCAGCCCGACGTGCTGCTGTGCCGCTCGGAGCATCCGCTGCCCGACAACGAGCGCCGCAAGATCGCACTCTTCTGCAACGTGCCCGAAAGCGCGGTCATCCAGGCGCTCGATGCGCGCTCGATCTACGACGTGCCGATGGCCTATCACAAGGAAGGTCTCGACGACGCCGTGCTCGGCGCCTTCGGCCTTGGCGACGCGCCCAAGCCAGACCTCACCACCTGGCTCGACATCCAGGACCGCATCTCCAACCCGGAAGGGGAGGTGACGATCGGGGTGGTCGGCAAATATGTCGCGCTGCCCGACGCCTACAAGTCGCTCCGCGAGGCACTCGTCCACGGCGGGTTCGCCAACCGGGTGAAGGTCAACATCAAGTGGATCGACGCCGAACTGTTCGAGGGGGACGAGGAGCATCTCGTCGCCGAACTCGAACCGCTCCACGGCATCCTCGTGCCCGGCGGCTTCGGCGAGCGCGGGTCGGAAGGCAAGATCGCCGCGATCAGCTTTGCCAAGAAGCGCAACATCCCCTTCTTCGGCATCTGCCTCGGCATGCAGATGGCCTGCATCGAGGCCGCCCGCACCGAGGCCGGCATCGAGAAGGCCACCACCTCCGAATTCGGCGAAGAGGGCGAACCGATCATCGGCCTCATTACCGAATGGATGAGCGAGGAAGGCCTCCAGCAGCGCTCGGCCGAGGGCGATCTTGGCGGGACGATGCGCCTTGGCGCCTATCCTGCGAAACTGTCGCCCAATTCGAAGGTCGCCGACATCTACGGCACCACCGACATTAGCGAGCGCCACCGCCACCGCTACGAGGTCAACGCCAATTACATGGACCAGCTCGCCAAGGGCGGTCTCGTGTTCAGCGGCATGAGCCCCGACGGGCGCCTGCCCGAGATCGTCGAGCGTCCCGACCTCAACTGGTTCGTCGGGGTGCAATATCACCCCGAGCTGAAGAGCCGGCCGTTCGACCCGCATCCGCTCTTCTCCTCCTTCATCGCCGCCGCGCTCGAACAGAGCCGATTGGTCTAG
- the recR gene encoding recombination mediator RecR produces MASPELDALTQALARLPGLGPRSARRAVLHLIKKRETSLVPLLKALETVSDTLETCDICGNVDTHNPCGICTDPRRDEKSLCVVEEVADLWALDRSKLFPGKFHVLGGRLSALDGVRPEDLAIDKLVARIEAGGVEEVVLAMNATLEGQTTAHYLAERLESFPLRITQLASGMPVGGELDYLDEGTLAQALRLRRPVA; encoded by the coding sequence ATGGCATCGCCCGAACTCGACGCGCTTACCCAGGCGCTCGCCCGGCTCCCGGGTCTCGGACCGCGCTCGGCGCGGCGCGCGGTGCTGCACCTCATCAAGAAGCGCGAAACCAGCCTCGTGCCGCTGTTGAAGGCGCTCGAGACCGTGTCCGACACGCTCGAGACCTGCGACATCTGCGGCAATGTCGACACGCACAATCCGTGCGGCATCTGCACCGACCCGCGCCGCGACGAGAAATCGCTCTGCGTCGTCGAGGAAGTCGCCGACCTGTGGGCACTCGACCGCTCCAAGCTCTTCCCCGGCAAGTTCCACGTCCTCGGCGGAAGGCTGTCCGCCCTCGACGGCGTGCGGCCTGAGGACCTCGCCATCGACAAGCTCGTCGCGCGCATCGAGGCAGGCGGGGTCGAGGAAGTCGTCCTCGCCATGAACGCCACCTTGGAAGGGCAGACCACCGCCCATTATCTCGCCGAGCGGCTGGAGAGCTTCCCCTTGCGCATCACCCAGCTCGCCAGCGGCATGCCGGTCGGCGGCGAACTCGACTATCTCGACGAAGGCACGCTCGCACAGGCGCTTCGCCTTCGTCGTCCCGTCGCCTAG
- a CDS encoding acyl carrier protein has translation MSALQQPQDAQSDAATVDATVAELLVETVGLEASQVQAFDEASELFGALPEFDSMAVAQFLTALEERLGVLIEDDDVDAEDFLTYGRLIAFARRLALG, from the coding sequence ATGAGCGCACTTCAACAACCGCAGGACGCCCAGAGCGATGCCGCCACGGTCGATGCGACCGTCGCCGAGCTTCTCGTCGAGACCGTCGGCCTCGAGGCGAGCCAGGTCCAAGCCTTTGACGAAGCGTCGGAATTGTTCGGCGCGCTGCCCGAGTTCGACTCAATGGCGGTGGCGCAGTTCCTGACCGCGCTGGAAGAGCGCCTCGGCGTGCTCATCGAGGACGATGACGTGGATGCCGAGGATTTCCTAACCTACGGCCGCCTCATCGCCTTCGCGCGGCGCCTCGCGCTCGGCTAA
- the fmt gene encoding methionyl-tRNA formyltransferase: MRVIMMGSPDFAVPTLDAIVAGGHEVVAVYSQPPRPSGRGKKEQPTAVHARADELGITVFTPKSLRKPEPQAQFSAHEADVAIVAAYGLILPQAVLDMPRLGCVNVHGSLLPRWRGAAPVQRAIMAGDETTGITLMQMEAGLDTGPMLMKRETPVADKDAAALTHELAHMGAEMVAEWLGQPEAFTAEPQPEDGVTYAAKIDKAEARVDWSKPAAEVQRHIQGLSPFPGAWTEHEGTRIKLLAAEPTDGSGAPGTVLDDALAIACGDGAVRILRAQRAGKGAQETEVLLRGYPIAKGDTLT; encoded by the coding sequence ATGCGTGTCATCATGATGGGAAGTCCCGATTTCGCCGTGCCCACCCTCGACGCCATCGTCGCGGGTGGTCATGAGGTCGTCGCCGTCTACAGCCAGCCGCCCCGCCCGTCGGGTCGCGGCAAGAAGGAACAGCCGACCGCGGTGCATGCGCGTGCCGATGAACTCGGCATAACCGTGTTCACGCCGAAGTCGCTGAGGAAGCCCGAACCGCAGGCGCAATTTTCCGCGCATGAGGCCGATGTGGCGATCGTCGCCGCCTATGGCCTGATCCTGCCGCAGGCGGTGCTCGACATGCCGAGGCTCGGCTGCGTCAATGTGCATGGCTCGCTCCTGCCGCGCTGGCGCGGCGCGGCGCCCGTGCAGCGCGCGATCATGGCGGGCGACGAGACGACCGGCATTACGCTCATGCAGATGGAAGCGGGGCTCGACACGGGGCCGATGCTGATGAAGCGCGAGACGCCCGTCGCCGACAAGGACGCCGCCGCGCTCACGCACGAACTGGCGCATATGGGCGCGGAGATGGTCGCCGAATGGCTTGGCCAGCCCGAAGCCTTCACCGCCGAGCCGCAGCCCGAGGACGGCGTCACCTATGCCGCCAAGATCGACAAGGCCGAGGCCCGCGTCGACTGGTCGAAGCCCGCGGCGGAGGTGCAGCGCCACATCCAGGGCCTCTCCCCCTTCCCCGGCGCGTGGACCGAACATGAGGGCACGCGGATCAAGCTGCTCGCCGCCGAGCCTACGGACGGCAGCGGTGCCCCCGGCACGGTGCTCGACGATGCGTTGGCCATTGCCTGTGGTGACGGCGCGGTGCGGATCCTGCGCGCCCAGCGGGCGGGCAAGGGGGCGCAGGAAACCGAGGTGCTGCTGCGCGGCTACCCCATCGCCAAGGGCGACACGCTAACGTGA
- the def gene encoding peptide deformylase encodes MAILPIYETPDPMLRQISKPVAEVTDEHRKLIEDMFETMYDAPGIGLAAVQVGHPIRILVIDLQEPEEEGGEPVKDPRVFINPEILETSENDIPYTEGCLSVPEQFADVMRPDRIKARWLDENGKQYEEEIDGLLAVCLQHEMDHLEGVLFIDHLSKLKRDMVLKKLAKMRKTGRVAA; translated from the coding sequence ATGGCCATTCTACCGATCTACGAGACCCCGGACCCCATGCTCCGGCAGATTTCGAAGCCCGTCGCGGAAGTCACCGACGAGCATCGCAAGCTCATCGAGGACATGTTCGAGACCATGTATGACGCCCCCGGCATCGGGCTGGCGGCGGTGCAGGTCGGGCATCCCATCCGCATCCTCGTGATCGACCTCCAGGAGCCGGAAGAGGAGGGCGGCGAGCCGGTCAAGGATCCCCGTGTCTTCATCAACCCCGAGATTCTCGAGACCTCGGAGAATGACATCCCCTATACCGAAGGCTGCCTGTCGGTGCCCGAGCAGTTCGCCGACGTCATGCGTCCTGACCGCATCAAGGCGCGCTGGCTCGACGAGAATGGCAAGCAGTATGAAGAAGAGATCGACGGTCTCCTCGCGGTGTGCCTCCAGCACGAGATGGACCATCTCGAAGGCGTGCTCTTCATCGATCACCTGTCCAAGCTGAAGCGCGACATGGTGCTGAAGAAGCTAGCCAAGATGCGCAAGACCGGCCGCGTTGCCGCGTAA
- a CDS encoding four-helix bundle copper-binding protein, with the protein MSIRKMISYHPDVAGHNNEPLGDAVHHAMYCAMMCMSCADACSAEEMDMTQCVRTCSDCSDVCTATARLGARRSGTNEAVLKDMLELCARVCDACARECEGHDNPHCTLCAQICRECAEDCRKAAQTISA; encoded by the coding sequence ATGTCGATCCGCAAGATGATTTCCTATCACCCCGATGTGGCTGGCCATAATAACGAGCCGCTCGGCGATGCCGTCCATCACGCCATGTATTGCGCGATGATGTGCATGAGCTGCGCCGATGCCTGCTCGGCCGAGGAAATGGACATGACGCAGTGCGTGCGCACCTGTTCGGACTGTTCGGACGTGTGTACCGCCACCGCCCGCCTCGGCGCGCGCCGCTCGGGCACCAACGAGGCGGTGCTGAAAGACATGCTCGAACTGTGCGCGCGCGTCTGCGATGCCTGTGCGCGCGAGTGCGAGGGGCATGACAATCCGCATTGCACGCTGTGCGCGCAGATCTGCCGCGAATGTGCCGAGGATTGCCGCAAGGCGGCGCAGACGATCAGCGCCTGA
- the trxB gene encoding thioredoxin-disulfide reductase, which yields MTDTKHSKMLVLGSGPAGWTAAIYAARAGMKPIVVEGIQPGGQLTTTTEVENYPGFRDVIQGPWLMEEMKAQAVNVGAEPVWDHIMEVDVSKRPFTLKGDSGTIYTCDTLVIATGAQAKWLGLPSEEHAKGKGASACATCDGFFYRGKKVAVIGGGNTAVEEALYLTNHSDDVTLIHRRDSLRAEKILQDRLFANEKITVLWDHTVEEFVLDGDPQALVGLDVKSTKTGEVSRVDCEGAFVAIGHAPATELFKGKLEVDSDGYLVVEPGTPRTNVPGVYACGDVMDKHYRQAVTAAGTGCMAALDAERYLAELEFAEKAAAE from the coding sequence ATGACCGATACCAAACATTCCAAGATGCTCGTCCTCGGGTCGGGCCCTGCGGGCTGGACCGCCGCCATCTACGCCGCGCGCGCGGGCATGAAGCCGATCGTCGTCGAGGGCATCCAGCCCGGCGGCCAGCTCACCACCACGACCGAGGTGGAGAATTACCCCGGCTTCCGCGACGTCATCCAGGGGCCCTGGCTGATGGAGGAAATGAAGGCGCAGGCGGTCAATGTCGGTGCCGAACCCGTCTGGGACCACATCATGGAAGTCGACGTGTCCAAGCGTCCCTTCACGCTGAAAGGCGACAGCGGCACCATCTACACCTGCGACACGCTCGTCATCGCGACGGGCGCGCAGGCCAAGTGGCTCGGCCTGCCGTCGGAAGAACATGCCAAGGGCAAGGGCGCATCGGCCTGCGCCACCTGTGACGGCTTCTTCTATCGCGGCAAGAAGGTCGCGGTCATCGGCGGCGGCAACACCGCGGTCGAGGAAGCGCTGTACCTCACCAACCACAGTGACGACGTCACGCTGATCCACCGCCGCGACAGCCTTCGCGCCGAGAAGATCCTGCAGGACCGTCTCTTCGCCAACGAGAAGATCACCGTTCTCTGGGATCACACGGTGGAAGAGTTCGTCCTCGACGGCGATCCGCAGGCGCTCGTCGGTCTCGACGTGAAATCGACCAAGACCGGCGAAGTCAGCCGCGTCGACTGCGAAGGTGCCTTCGTCGCCATCGGCCATGCGCCCGCGACGGAATTGTTCAAGGGCAAGCTCGAGGTCGACAGCGACGGTTATCTCGTCGTCGAACCCGGCACCCCGCGCACCAACGTGCCGGGCGTCTATGCCTGCGGCGACGTGATGGACAAGCATTACCGCCAGGCGGTCACCGCCGCCGGCACCGGCTGCATGGCCGCGCTCGACGCCGAGCGCTACCTCGCCGAGCTGGAGTTCGCCGAGAAAGCTGCGGCGGAATAA
- a CDS encoding AMP-binding protein: MTAMPLDHLTTFGAPEASALILGGVTHDYAALEAMVGRLAGWLLTHGMEPGDRVASWDRKSLVTCLMPLAAARAGLVHVPINPVLKGPQVAHILADSGAKLLLAPEARAKLVDAEAQWLDPAALDNAPLPPSEHDPDSLAALLYTSGSTGAPKGVMLSHANLWYGAEAVADYTAITPATRNLCVMPLAFDYGQNQLLATWRGGGCAIPFDYLLPNDVKKAVAKHRATYLAGIPPLWHQLMALDWDGAGESLDTLTNTGGHMSEPLYRQLRAAFPQARLHLMYGLTEAFRAASLDPDLADTHPGSVGTAIPYAELMVVREDGSPCDAGEEGELVQAGPLVAQGYWQAPEKTAQRFRPAPSHSRYGGTAVWSGDRFIRDEEGLLHFRARADAMIKVSGNRLSPTEVEEIALAAPGVREAAVTAMPEETLGAAIILHAVGDGDDAALLSHFRHAAPAHFAPRRILWHEAFPKGATGKVDRKALEDMV; encoded by the coding sequence ATGACTGCAATGCCGCTAGACCATCTCACGACCTTCGGAGCGCCCGAGGCCTCCGCGCTGATTCTCGGCGGGGTAACGCATGACTATGCCGCGCTGGAGGCAATGGTAGGACGCCTCGCAGGCTGGCTCCTCACGCATGGGATGGAGCCCGGCGACCGCGTCGCGAGCTGGGACCGCAAGAGCCTCGTCACCTGCCTGATGCCGCTCGCCGCCGCCCGCGCTGGGCTGGTGCATGTGCCCATCAACCCCGTCCTCAAGGGGCCGCAAGTCGCGCATATCCTCGCCGACAGCGGCGCCAAGCTGTTGCTCGCCCCCGAAGCCCGCGCAAAACTGGTCGATGCCGAGGCGCAGTGGCTCGACCCCGCGGCGCTCGACAATGCCCCGCTGCCGCCCTCCGAGCACGATCCCGACAGCCTCGCTGCCCTACTCTACACTTCGGGCTCGACCGGCGCGCCCAAGGGCGTGATGCTGAGCCACGCCAACCTCTGGTACGGCGCCGAGGCAGTTGCCGACTACACCGCGATCACGCCGGCTACGCGCAACCTGTGCGTGATGCCGCTCGCCTTCGACTATGGCCAGAACCAGCTCCTCGCCACATGGCGCGGGGGTGGCTGCGCCATCCCCTTCGACTATCTCCTGCCCAATGACGTCAAGAAGGCGGTCGCAAAGCACCGCGCCACTTATCTCGCAGGGATTCCGCCCTTGTGGCACCAGCTGATGGCGCTCGACTGGGACGGGGCAGGGGAAAGCCTCGACACCCTCACCAATACCGGTGGCCATATGAGCGAGCCGCTCTACCGCCAGCTGCGCGCCGCCTTCCCGCAAGCGCGCCTCCACCTCATGTACGGCCTCACCGAGGCCTTTCGCGCCGCCAGCCTCGACCCCGACCTCGCCGACACCCACCCGGGCAGCGTCGGCACCGCCATCCCTTATGCCGAGCTGATGGTCGTGCGCGAGGACGGCAGCCCCTGCGATGCGGGCGAGGAAGGCGAACTGGTGCAGGCCGGCCCGCTCGTCGCGCAGGGCTATTGGCAGGCCCCCGAGAAGACCGCGCAGCGCTTCCGCCCCGCCCCCTCGCACAGCCGCTATGGCGGCACGGCGGTCTGGTCGGGCGACCGCTTCATCCGTGACGAAGAGGGCCTCCTCCATTTCCGTGCCCGCGCCGATGCGATGATCAAGGTATCGGGCAACCGCCTCAGCCCGACCGAGGTGGAGGAAATCGCGCTGGCCGCCCCCGGCGTGCGCGAGGCCGCGGTGACCGCGATGCCCGAAGAAACCCTCGGCGCCGCCATCATCCTCCACGCCGTTGGCGATGGCGACGATGCCGCGCTTCTGTCCCATTTCCGGCATGCCGCACCTGCCCACTTCGCACCGAGGCGCATCCTGTGGCATGAGGCCTTTCCCAAAGGCGCGACCGGCAAGGTCGACCGCAAAGCACTGGAGGACATGGTTTGA
- the truA gene encoding tRNA pseudouridine(38-40) synthase TruA: MTRWRLTVEFDGGPFMGWQRQDHGPSVQQSIEEAITRMTGEEARLHCAGRTDAGVHGLAMTAHVDVEKHVTGFRLCEGLNALLRPDPVAILSAEPVDDGWHARFSCIGRRYLYRILNRRAPPTLLKGKVWHVPQELDVEAMAEAAKHLEGFHDFTTFRSVNCQSQSPEKTLDSLEVARVGEEVHFRVAARSFLHHQVRSMVGTLSLVGKGQWTPGDVRHALEAKDRQELGLNAPPDGLYFVEAIYPEA; this comes from the coding sequence GTGACCCGTTGGCGTCTCACGGTCGAGTTCGACGGCGGCCCCTTCATGGGCTGGCAGCGGCAGGATCACGGCCCCTCGGTGCAGCAGAGCATCGAGGAAGCGATCACCCGCATGACGGGCGAGGAGGCGCGGCTCCATTGTGCGGGCCGCACCGATGCCGGCGTCCACGGCCTCGCCATGACCGCGCATGTCGACGTCGAGAAGCATGTCACGGGTTTTCGCCTGTGCGAGGGGCTCAATGCCCTGCTCCGCCCCGACCCCGTCGCCATCCTGTCGGCCGAGCCGGTCGATGACGGCTGGCATGCGCGCTTCAGCTGCATCGGGCGGCGCTATCTCTATCGCATCCTCAACCGCCGCGCCCCGCCGACGCTCCTCAAGGGCAAGGTGTGGCACGTGCCCCAGGAGCTCGATGTCGAGGCGATGGCCGAGGCCGCGAAGCATCTCGAGGGCTTCCACGACTTCACCACCTTCCGCTCGGTCAATTGCCAGAGCCAAAGCCCCGAGAAGACTCTCGACAGCCTCGAGGTCGCCCGTGTCGGCGAGGAAGTGCATTTCCGCGTCGCCGCGCGCAGCTTCCTCCACCACCAGGTGCGCTCGATGGTCGGCACGCTGAGCCTCGTCGGCAAGGGGCAATGGACGCCCGGGGACGTCCGCCACGCGCTGGAGGCGAAGGACCGGCAGGAACTGGGGCTCAATGCGCCGCCTGACGGGCTCTACTTCGTCGAGGCGATCTACCCCGAAGCCTAG
- a CDS encoding pyridoxal-dependent decarboxylase, exosortase A system-associated, with protein sequence MKAMGGIPAGFVPAPNGALEIERHPVGYWIEKAGGTPLFLYDVERVEAQVAAFRAAMPSRIALHYAVKSNPFGPLLDRMAALVDGFDLASRGEIARVAHHDLPKSIAGPGKSIADHEAALRAGAVVHVESEGEAQRLCDVATHIGIRPKVAIRVNPPFLLKGAGMKMGGLASAFGVDAERVPNLVAYLVDQDCDFRGYHVYAGSQSLSEDAIVAAQKATLDLVVELTGKTGVIPAEVNLGGGFGIPYYSGETPLSLRVIGDGLAQALKGLPGSFADTKLIIELGRWLVGEAGVYLTRILDMKESGGQIFATTDGGLQHMLAATGNFGQFLRRNYPVINASRMTEEADTVMNVVGRLCTPLDLLGDQVALPADTQVGDVIAIFCAGAYGLTASPHDFLSQPKALEMLAQSKG encoded by the coding sequence TTGAAGGCAATGGGGGGCATTCCGGCGGGCTTCGTGCCTGCGCCCAACGGTGCGCTCGAGATCGAGCGGCACCCCGTCGGTTATTGGATCGAGAAAGCGGGCGGCACCCCGCTGTTCCTCTACGACGTCGAGCGCGTCGAGGCACAGGTTGCCGCCTTCCGCGCCGCCATGCCGTCCCGCATCGCGCTCCATTATGCGGTCAAGTCCAACCCCTTCGGCCCGCTACTCGACAGGATGGCAGCGCTGGTCGACGGTTTTGACCTCGCCTCGCGCGGGGAGATCGCGCGGGTGGCGCATCACGACCTGCCCAAGTCGATCGCGGGGCCCGGCAAGAGCATCGCCGACCATGAGGCCGCGCTGCGCGCCGGCGCGGTCGTCCATGTCGAGAGCGAAGGCGAAGCACAGCGCCTGTGCGATGTCGCGACCCATATCGGCATCCGCCCCAAGGTCGCCATCCGCGTGAACCCGCCCTTCCTCCTGAAGGGCGCGGGGATGAAGATGGGCGGGCTCGCCTCGGCCTTCGGGGTCGATGCCGAGCGGGTGCCCAACCTTGTCGCCTATCTCGTCGACCAGGACTGCGATTTTCGCGGCTATCATGTCTATGCGGGTTCGCAGAGCCTGTCGGAGGACGCCATTGTCGCCGCGCAGAAGGCCACGCTCGATCTCGTCGTCGAACTGACCGGGAAGACCGGCGTGATCCCCGCCGAGGTCAACCTCGGCGGCGGCTTCGGCATTCCCTATTATTCGGGCGAAACCCCGCTATCGCTCCGCGTCATCGGCGACGGGCTCGCACAGGCGCTGAAAGGCCTGCCCGGCAGCTTTGCCGACACGAAGCTCATCATCGAACTCGGCCGCTGGCTGGTCGGCGAGGCGGGCGTCTATCTCACCCGCATCCTCGACATGAAGGAAAGCGGCGGCCAGATTTTTGCCACCACCGACGGGGGCTTGCAGCACATGCTCGCCGCGACCGGCAATTTCGGCCAGTTCCTCCGCCGCAACTATCCCGTCATCAATGCCAGCCGCATGACCGAGGAGGCGGATACAGTGATGAATGTGGTCGGCCGCCTGTGCACCCCGCTCGACCTCTTGGGCGACCAAGTGGCGCTGCCCGCCGATACGCAGGTCGGCGACGTGATCGCCATCTTCTGCGCAGGGGCCTACGGCCTCACGGCCAGCCCGCACGACTTCCTCTCGCAGCCCAAGGCGCTCGAGATGCTCGCCCAGTCGAAGGGCTAG
- the tpiA gene encoding triose-phosphate isomerase, whose protein sequence is MAKRPFVAGNWKMHGTRAELGEVTSISIETETIDNVLVALCVPATLITRAVSASPGFLIGAQDVHHEKKGAFTGSVSVAMVKDAGAKLTIVGHSERRELLGETDEQVRDKAELAIDAGLKTILCVGESLKVRETGQALNFVQQQLEKSLPDMVTAPVHLSIAYEPIWAIGTGKVASAEDIEKMHGRIRKVLDERYGDGAASIRILYGGSVKGSNAKEIFAIDGVDGALVGGASLIASDFMPIVHAAAEVTKD, encoded by the coding sequence ATGGCAAAACGACCGTTTGTCGCCGGTAACTGGAAGATGCATGGCACCCGTGCCGAACTCGGCGAGGTGACGAGCATCTCGATCGAGACCGAGACGATCGACAATGTGCTGGTCGCGCTGTGCGTGCCCGCCACCCTCATCACCCGCGCGGTGTCGGCAAGCCCCGGCTTCCTCATCGGCGCGCAGGACGTGCACCACGAGAAGAAAGGCGCCTTCACCGGCTCGGTGTCGGTGGCGATGGTCAAGGACGCGGGCGCCAAGCTCACCATCGTCGGCCATTCGGAGCGCCGCGAACTGCTCGGCGAGACCGACGAGCAGGTGCGCGACAAGGCCGAGCTCGCGATCGATGCGGGGTTGAAGACGATCCTGTGCGTGGGCGAGAGCCTCAAGGTGCGCGAGACCGGACAGGCGCTCAACTTCGTCCAGCAGCAGCTGGAGAAGTCGCTGCCCGACATGGTCACCGCCCCTGTGCACCTGTCGATCGCCTATGAGCCGATCTGGGCCATCGGCACCGGCAAGGTCGCCAGCGCCGAGGATATCGAGAAGATGCATGGCCGCATCCGCAAGGTGCTGGACGAGCGCTATGGCGACGGCGCCGCCTCGATCCGCATCCTCTATGGCGGCTCGGTCAAGGGCTCCAATGCCAAGGAGATTTTCGCCATTGACGGTGTCGATGGCGCGCTGGTGGGGGGCGCGAGCCTGATTGCCAGTGATTTCATGCCGATCGTGCATGCCGCGGCCGAGGTCACGAAAGATTAA